AGGATAAACATCATTTACATTTCTCTTATCAAATAGATTATCGATACTCATATACAGTTTCATATATGCTTTTTCACTGAAACGGAAGTTTTTTGTAATTCTAATATTTGCTGTAGCAGTATAAGGTTGAGTAGCACTATATGGATCAAGAGCATGATCATCTTCGTTAACAGGAGTATATCTTCTTCCGGAAGCGATATTATAAAGAAAATTCATACTGAAATCATCCAGAGGAAGGATGAAGTCGGTAAAGGGAAGTTCGTATTCTTCGTCGTTTTGAATTCTGAAAGTAAAGTTAAAACTAAAATTATGTCTTAAATCCCAGGGTAAGGGAAATTCTCTGAGTTGAGTGGCTTCATCCTGAACGACCAGACCGGGATTGTTACCTTCTGCCCAGGCAAGAGAATAAGAAGCAGAACCGGAAAAGAAATTAGTCAGATCTTTTTGGAGGTTGAAATCAACACCTCTGGCACTTCCGTAATCTTCGGATGATAACTGATACCAGGACACGGTTTCATCATCAGGATCATAGACCTTATACAGCATAATGTAGTTATAAATGTTTTTATAATATGTTGTTATGTCCAACACATAAGGAGATTCTTCCCCGAGTTGTTTCTGTAATCCTACTTCATAAGTAACAGTTATCTGCGGTTCAAGAGTTGGATCACCAACTTGAGTATTCGGTTCTGAATATGCATCTTCTTCAGTTTTTGTAGTAAAAATATATTGCATTTGAGGAAGTTGATTCTGGTAATTATAAGCAAAGTGAAGCACACTGGTTTCGGAGATAGGATGGGAAATACCAAATCTTGGAGAGATCATCATCTGGAATCTATCGTTCTTATCAAAATATTCCCATCTATAATAACCTGCATCTTCCAAAACTTTATATTTTTCTCCGAGATACCAGAAATCGAATCTCAGTCCGGCATTAACGATCATACCTTCCCATTCCATTTTATCCTGGATATAATAGGCTGCCTGAACAGGATTAGCTTCATAACCCTCGGTATCTCCGGAAGCAGCGATAGTTGCGGCATAAAGATCTTCCAAAGTATAAGAATAGACCCAGATATCTTCTGTTGAATTATAAGTAGAATCATAAGGCGTTACTTCATTTTCAATATATTTATGAAAGCGATATTCATCGATATTCCAGGGAGTTGCTAACTGGTCTTTTTTGATTTTATGCTGAATGAACTCGAAACCGGTTTTGAATCCGTGTATCTGATTCAGCTGGTATTCAAAATCAGTTCTGACAGAAGTCTGGGTTGATTCATCATTAACATTTGTTCCTGATATTGATCCGGGAGTAACAAAACCGGGTACTCCCTCTAAACTGGCATTTACATCATATTGCCATTGACCGGAGTTGATATCACGATACAAGCCTGTAGTCGTCAAATAATCTATACCGTATGTATATAAATCTTTCGGAATATAATTCCAATAGGTTGTTTCTTCATCAGAAAAAAGAGTTTGCACGAAATAATCATCCCGGGAAATACCTTTTGGTCCCCGTTCGGTTTTTTTACTGAAATAACTTCCTTTTATTTTTAGATTCATCTGTGGATTAAAAAGATGGTCATAAGTTGCTACATATTGCTTCTGGTCAAACTCGGTATGGTCAAAATATTTTAAGGCATATTTCCAAGCATGATTATAGCTGTCATAAGATTTTTGATCACCACGAACTGCGAAAGTTACATTCTGTTTGGCATTAAATTTATATTTGAATTTCAGATTAGCATTATAAAAATTATAATTCCTGTCTCCAAGAGCAAAACCGGCAAAATCATTTCTGCCTTCATACGGATTATAGGTTTCAACATCACTCCAGTATGAACTCAGAAGCTGTTTTGTACCACCTTCATAAGGCATCGTAAAATCACCGATCAGGTCAGGATTATAATCTTCATGATAGCGAGAATCAAACCAGTTTCCTGAGCCGTTTAAAAAGAAAGTGAATTTGTTTCTCATACTTGGAACTAAAGGAGTAAAAACCGGACCTCCAAGAGCAAATTTAACTTCGTCGGAATTGGAATTATTTATTGCTTCCACAAGATGATCTGAAATGAATTCGACTTTACCTGAATAATCCTTGCTTCCGCTTTTAGTAACGATATTGATTATTCCTGATTGAGCATTACCGTATTCTGCAGGAAATCCTCCAAATTTAGGATCCATAACTTCGACCGCGTCCGAATCGATCGACATGGCAACACCGCCATCAACAGGATCAGAAACAGACATACCGTCGATCATATAAACAACTTCGTTTGCCCGTCCACCGCGTACAATTAATTCTCCATCTGTAACTGTAGCACCAGCCTGCATGGAGATAACATCTTCAATTTCAGATACAGCCATATCTTCGATGGCATCTCCTGTAATTTTATTTCCGGAAGAAGTAGATGTTTTGTTGATCTTTTGGACTTTACTTTCCGTAATTTTGTATTCAGCAATCTCTACTGCGGTAGTTGTCATAGTTACATTCTGAACTGTAGTTTCATCAATATTTATTTGAATACCTGTAATTTTTTGAGGTTGAAATCCCATCTGGCTATAAATGACATTATATGTTCCCGGTGGGATGTTTATGATCATATATGTTCCGTTTGTTTTTGTCTGAGCTCCAATCGTTGTTCCTTCTAATAAAACATTAACAAATGGAACCGGTTTATTTTTTTCATCTACAACTTTACCTGCCAGCTTTCCTGTCGTTCCTGCAAACAAAGAAAAAGCGGTGAATAAAGTTAGAAACATTAATAAGAATATTTTCCTAAACATTAAATAATCCCTCCTCTAATATCGGATTTTTAATTTTAGACAAAAACCTTAATAAGAGCTTTCGTGTCAAATGTTTTTTAAGTAGATTCATTAAAAAATCCTTACTATTTTCTTTTATTCCACTCAATTGTGGAATATTTCCTGTTAATTAGAAAATCAACTTTTTCAATTTCTTCCAAGAACAGGTTTTCGGATTGAAAAAATTCTTCTGATTTCCAGTTTTTTTTAAATCCCTTTTCCAGTGTATTTACGGCTTTCTCAAAGGTTACGGGATTATCCAGAATTTGATTTATCGAAGTAGTTTTTCGGGAAAGATGATGAGCCAGTTTTTCTTTTTGAGTGAAGTTTAGATTGGGAATAATATTCGCTACTGCACTTTGATCATGAGCGAGAAGAATAGAACCGTGTTGAAGAAGGACTTTATTTTTTCTGACTTGAGCACTCCCCACAATTTTTCTTCCCTTGCAGGTCAATTCAAAACGGGAACTGCTGGAAAAACAGGGATTAGAAGAGCTTCTTTGATGATCCGATGAAAGAGAACCTTTTTCAAATTCTACATTTATACCGAGCAGGTTCAAACCTTGAGCCAGAGCTGTACTGATTACCGAGTAAGAATCTGTAATATTTCCTTTTAGAAGACCCCGGACTGGAGCAATGACAGCATAAGTTATTTCATCATAATGAAGCACCAGTCTTCCTCCTGTTGGTCTTCTAACAAATCCGAATCCGAATTTGTCTAAAAGTTCAAAATCGACTTCTTTTTCAACTTCCTGATTATAACCGCATGAAACTGTGGGCGGATTCCAGTCGTAAAAGCGGATCGTTGGACACGATCTTCCAGAAATATTTCCTTCAAATATCGCTTCATCGATCGCCATATTTTCTGCTGGTCCCATCTTTCCGGATTTAATAATTCTCCACTTCATATTTTTTCCCTTAAGTTGTTAATTGCAATTAGAAATCCAAACATGGAAGTATATGCTGAAAGTTCATGCTTTAGTTCTTTGTATTTCAATGTATCGGAATTTCAAAATTAGCCACAGAGTCACAGAGATCACAGAGATTTTTTATTTTGCATTTCAATTTTCTGAATTCCCGTTTCCTTTTCCAATTATATTTTTAATCAATTTATAAAGTTATGTTCTATTTAACTTTGCGAAAATTATCATGGAAGAGTTTTTAATGTAAGGATTCTCACAAAATTTAAAAATTTTTGTGTAAAATTCAGCACAGTTGAGTAAAATCAATCACACTTTTTTGAAATAATGAGACTGTTATTCCGAGTTTTCTCTTAACGGATTCTTGTGAGGAATCTCCAGTGATTTTTTCTCATCCCAAATTCTTTTTGGGAATGCGATTTGAGAAAAGTTGCACTTTTAAAACTCTAAACTCAAGATTATTTTCTCGGGTAAAATGAAATTTTTCATCAAATTATATTCCCAAATGAAATCTGGGGAAAAAGAAAGCCGTCAGGTCATTCAGAGATTTCTCAATATGAGAGCATTTGCTGAAAGTTGGCGCTTTGACGATACGATATGCTTTTCTCTCAAGGAATCTTCAACAATTAGGAACAATTTGTTAGTTGCAGATTCTTCGTGAGAATTCTGTGGAAGATTCTGTCTCTTTCAAGAAAGAGAAATCCTCATAATGACAAAATATCAAAAAATAACACTTTCTCGAATTTTCTCTTTTCTCGCATCTATCTGGTCAAAATCGACTTTTTTTAATTTTTCTAAACTAAAAGATTCGACATCAAAGGAAGCCATTACTGTTCCATAGACCATTGCCTGCCTGATCGTGTGTTCTTCTAAATTGCCTTTTACGGTTATATAACCCATAAATCCTCCGGCAAAACTATCTCCGGCTCCGGTGGGATCGATCACATTTTTGACAGGAAAAATGGGAGCAAAAAACAGAAAATCCTTTCCATAGATCAGAGAACCGTATTCACCTCTTTTAACGATCACAAATTCCGGTCCGAGTTTTCGTATCATTTCCGCAGCCTGCAAAATATTCTTCTCATTCGTCAACATCCTGATCTCATCCTCGTTAATAAGCAGAATATTAACCCGTTTTATTACTTCTAATAATTCCTTTTTCTTACCGGAAATCCAGAAATTCATGGTATCGCAGGCAACGATTTCCGGAGCTTCCATCTGCTTTAGAACCTGTAATTGCAAGGTGGGATCGATATTTCCGAGAAATATAAATCTACTTTTTCGATAACTTTCCGGAAGTTCAGGATTAAAATCCGCAAAAACATTCAATTGCGTCTCGAGAGTTTCTGCTCTGTTAAAATCATTATATCGACCTTTCCAGTGAAAAGTTTTTCCGTTAACTATTTTCAATCCTTCCGTATCGATGCGATTTTCTTTTAGTAATTCGAGATGTGCTTCAGGAAAATCATCTCCAACAACTCCAACGACTTTCGTATGGCAGAAATTCTTACTCGACATGGAAGCATACATTACCGAACCACCGAGAACCTTGTCAACTTTCCCAAAGGGGGTTTTAATACTATCTAAAGCAACCGAAGCAACAATAACAAGGCTCATTTTGGATTTTCCTTTAATTCCGTTTTCTGACTGTCCGGAGAATTGAAAAAAAAATTGATTTTATTTGCTTTCACACTGCTTAAATAGCGAATTATCAAAACAACACAAATCAGGAGAAGAATCCTTAAAATAAGATTTTTCCAGGTGGAAAAAGTTTTACTTCTTCTTTCTTCTTTTCTTCTTTCGAGTTCATCTTTGAATTTGTTCATATTTTGATATTATTTCAGACAAGCCTTCAGACCTTCTTCAAAACGCTCCAAACCCGTTTTGATAGAATCCATGCCGTTAGCATAAGAAAAACGAACATAATCATCATTACCAAAAGCAGAACCGGGAACAAGAGCAACATGAAAGTATTTCAAAAGAAATTCGCATAATTCAGCAGAATTCTTTATTCCATTTTTGTTATTTTTCAGGTAATAAGAAACATCGGGAAAGGCATAAAATGCACCTTTTGGTTTCATACACTCGATGTTTTCAAGATTATTTAAAGTCTCGATCAGAAAATTTCTTCGCTGCTCGAATTCCTTTCTCATTTTTTCTACATTCCCATCACCTTCGGAAAGAGCAACAACTGTTGCTTTTTGAGTCATAGAATTTACACAGGAAGTGGTGTGGCTTTGAATAATACTCGCCCTTCTAATGACCTCAGTCGGACCGGCTGAATATCCGAGCCTCCAACCTGTCATGGCATAAGCTTTGGAAACACCATTTATCAAAACTGTAATTTCCAGAATTTCCTCGGAAACAGAAGCGATAGAAATATGTTTTTCATTATCGTAAATCAGTTTTTCATAAATCTCATCAGAGATTATCAAAATATTATGTTTGAGACAAAATTCTCCGATCTTTTCTAATTCATTTTTTGAATAAACCGTTCCAGTCGGATTGTTGGGTGAATTCAGGATCAGAACTTTTGATCTGGAAGTAATTTTCTTCTCGAGTTGAGCGGTAGTTATCTTAAAATCATTTTCCCGTTTGGTGGGAACAATAACAGGTTCAGCTCCGGCGATCACTACTTGCGAGGGATAACTTACCCAATACGGAATTGGGATCAATACTTCATCCCCGGGATCACAGATAGCCATAAGTATAAAAACAATGGAAGCTTTTGCTCCCGGAGAAACGAGAATATCATTGGGATTGCAGGTCAGATTATTATCTCGTTTCAGTTTTAGAGAAATTGCTGCTCTCAATTCATTTATCCCTGCAGATTTTGTATACTTCGTAAAATTATCATCAATGGCTTTTTTTGCTTCTTCTTTAATATAATCCGGAGTGTTGAAATCCGGTTCTCCAACTCCAAAGTTGACGACATTAATGCCGTTGGATAGCATTTCTTTTGCTAACGAAGATATTGTCAGAGTTGGTGTTGGTTTAATGTTCATTGCTCTTTCAGAAATCTTTATGTTCATTTATGCTCCAAAAATATTATTTAGTCTCACCTTCAACTACAATTTTGGCAAGATCGGCAACTTTCAGGAAAAGCTCCCGAATTTTGCTTAAAAGATGATAGCGATTATTTCGTAAATTCTTATCTTCCACATTTACCATCACATCATCGAAAAAATTATCAATAAAAGAACTGAAATCAACCAACTCATTCAAAACAGAATCATAGTCTTTTTGCAAAAGCTTTTTATTGATGATTTCCTTTAAAGAAAGGAATTTTTCAAACA
This is a stretch of genomic DNA from Candidatus Cloacimonadota bacterium. It encodes these proteins:
- a CDS encoding pyridoxal phosphate-dependent aminotransferase — its product is MNIKISERAMNIKPTPTLTISSLAKEMLSNGINVVNFGVGEPDFNTPDYIKEEAKKAIDDNFTKYTKSAGINELRAAISLKLKRDNNLTCNPNDILVSPGAKASIVFILMAICDPGDEVLIPIPYWVSYPSQVVIAGAEPVIVPTKRENDFKITTAQLEKKITSRSKVLILNSPNNPTGTVYSKNELEKIGEFCLKHNILIISDEIYEKLIYDNEKHISIASVSEEILEITVLINGVSKAYAMTGWRLGYSAGPTEVIRRASIIQSHTTSCVNSMTQKATVVALSEGDGNVEKMRKEFEQRRNFLIETLNNLENIECMKPKGAFYAFPDVSYYLKNNKNGIKNSAELCEFLLKYFHVALVPGSAFGNDDYVRFSYANGMDSIKTGLERFEEGLKACLK
- a CDS encoding TonB-dependent receptor, which gives rise to MFRKIFLLMFLTLFTAFSLFAGTTGKLAGKVVDEKNKPVPFVNVLLEGTTIGAQTKTNGTYMIINIPPGTYNVIYSQMGFQPQKITGIQINIDETTVQNVTMTTTAVEIAEYKITESKVQKINKTSTSSGNKITGDAIEDMAVSEIEDVISMQAGATVTDGELIVRGGRANEVVYMIDGMSVSDPVDGGVAMSIDSDAVEVMDPKFGGFPAEYGNAQSGIINIVTKSGSKDYSGKVEFISDHLVEAINNSNSDEVKFALGGPVFTPLVPSMRNKFTFFLNGSGNWFDSRYHEDYNPDLIGDFTMPYEGGTKQLLSSYWSDVETYNPYEGRNDFAGFALGDRNYNFYNANLKFKYKFNAKQNVTFAVRGDQKSYDSYNHAWKYALKYFDHTEFDQKQYVATYDHLFNPQMNLKIKGSYFSKKTERGPKGISRDDYFVQTLFSDEETTYWNYIPKDLYTYGIDYLTTTGLYRDINSGQWQYDVNASLEGVPGFVTPGSISGTNVNDESTQTSVRTDFEYQLNQIHGFKTGFEFIQHKIKKDQLATPWNIDEYRFHKYIENEVTPYDSTYNSTEDIWVYSYTLEDLYAATIAASGDTEGYEANPVQAAYYIQDKMEWEGMIVNAGLRFDFWYLGEKYKVLEDAGYYRWEYFDKNDRFQMMISPRFGISHPISETSVLHFAYNYQNQLPQMQYIFTTKTEEDAYSEPNTQVGDPTLEPQITVTYEVGLQKQLGEESPYVLDITTYYKNIYNYIMLYKVYDPDDETVSWYQLSSEDYGSARGVDFNLQKDLTNFFSGSASYSLAWAEGNNPGLVVQDEATQLREFPLPWDLRHNFSFNFTFRIQNDEEYELPFTDFILPLDDFSMNFLYNIASGRRYTPVNEDDHALDPYSATQPYTATANIRITKNFRFSEKAYMKLYMSIDNLFDKRNVNDVYPKTGSPYYDGADLSDENGYTAAERQYVHDMFTKDPSNVSQGRTLSFGMTFNW
- a CDS encoding lipoate--protein ligase family protein yields the protein MKWRIIKSGKMGPAENMAIDEAIFEGNISGRSCPTIRFYDWNPPTVSCGYNQEVEKEVDFELLDKFGFGFVRRPTGGRLVLHYDEITYAVIAPVRGLLKGNITDSYSVISTALAQGLNLLGINVEFEKGSLSSDHQRSSSNPCFSSSSRFELTCKGRKIVGSAQVRKNKVLLQHGSILLAHDQSAVANIIPNLNFTQKEKLAHHLSRKTTSINQILDNPVTFEKAVNTLEKGFKKNWKSEEFFQSENLFLEEIEKVDFLINRKYSTIEWNKRK
- a CDS encoding sugar kinase — its product is MSLVIVASVALDSIKTPFGKVDKVLGGSVMYASMSSKNFCHTKVVGVVGDDFPEAHLELLKENRIDTEGLKIVNGKTFHWKGRYNDFNRAETLETQLNVFADFNPELPESYRKSRFIFLGNIDPTLQLQVLKQMEAPEIVACDTMNFWISGKKKELLEVIKRVNILLINEDEIRMLTNEKNILQAAEMIRKLGPEFVIVKRGEYGSLIYGKDFLFFAPIFPVKNVIDPTGAGDSFAGGFMGYITVKGNLEEHTIRQAMVYGTVMASFDVESFSLEKLKKVDFDQIDARKEKIRESVIF